The bacterium genome includes a region encoding these proteins:
- a CDS encoding PIN domain-containing protein, producing MAVVLDSWAVIEFLEGNEPAASAVRRLLDSEIPTISWINLGEVYYIVRRNHGQLAAESVVRDLQDIVAAELPTSRRVMEAARIKADHRMSYADCFAAATAAAHGATLWTGDPELLVDGAAWTWRDLRA from the coding sequence GTGGCGGTAGTTCTGGACAGTTGGGCGGTCATCGAATTCCTGGAGGGGAACGAACCGGCTGCGTCGGCGGTTCGACGACTCCTGGACTCGGAAATTCCGACGATCAGCTGGATCAACCTCGGTGAGGTCTACTACATCGTCCGACGCAATCACGGGCAGCTCGCGGCGGAGTCGGTTGTCCGAGACCTGCAGGACATCGTGGCAGCCGAGCTTCCGACCTCCCGCCGGGTGATGGAAGCCGCTCGGATCAAGGCCGACCACCGGATGTCGTATGCCGATTGCTTCGCTGCCGCCACCGCCGCCGCTCACGGCGCCACGCTGTGGACCGGCGATCCCGAACTGCTCGTGGACGGAGCCGCCTGGACCTGGCGAGACCTGCGCGCTTGA
- a CDS encoding AbrB/MazE/SpoVT family DNA-binding domain-containing protein, with the protein MTHTVGAKGQVVIPKELRDRFGIEPGDEVSFWDCDDHVALRPVRSPETLMGRFGDSGMAEQLLAGRDADRRREDAAWR; encoded by the coding sequence ATGACTCACACGGTAGGGGCCAAGGGGCAGGTCGTGATTCCCAAGGAGTTGCGTGATCGGTTCGGGATCGAGCCCGGCGACGAGGTGAGCTTCTGGGACTGCGACGATCATGTGGCGCTGCGGCCCGTGCGCAGCCCGGAGACTCTGATGGGCAGATTCGGTGACTCCGGTATGGCCGAACAACTGTTGGCGGGGCGCGACGCGGATCGACGCAGAGAAGACGCCGCGTGGCGGTAG